From the genome of Chroococcidiopsis sp. SAG 2025:
TGGGTGGCGTGACAAACAGCAGGCTAATTTCCAAGTCAAACTGTTCTTTAGAGATCGGAATAAAGGGGTTTATGCCGTCCAAAATGGAATTTCTGACACTCGCAGCCCAATCAACTACACCTAATGGCGCACCGATAAACGCCAGGCTACGCACCTGTTGAGGGTAACGCTGGCTATAAAGGGCGGCGATTGCTCCCCCCATCAAACTCCCTGCCAGATCGAAGGAGCGAATTCCTAATTGATTCGCGAACTGGTGCAGCAGTTCAACCTGATTCTCCAGGGCATAGTCCCTCGTTGCGGCAAGAGAACTGTTACCGTAGCCAGGTAAGTCAGGAGCGATCGCCCGATAACCCGCCTTAGATAACTGACACATCATACTGTCCCACTGCTCTTTGTCAGCAAATAGTCCATGCAGCAGTAAGATCGGCTGTCCAGCGCCAACCGAGTTGTAGGACAACGTTCCATTATTAATCGGGGCAGAATGGGTGGCGATCGCGCAGTCTGAAGCAGACGCTGGGTTAGGGTATGACCAAATTCTGATGTGGCAGCAGAATATACATGCGTTGTATCGCTTTCGTTGATGGATTTACGACCATAAACAACAGTATCGATTTTTGCTGTCATTTCCTGTTTCTTGGGGGATCTATCTGTTTGGTCATCAAAAGTTGTATTCCTTGCTGGGCAATAAATTCAGCCATCGTTTGACTATCAGAATTTGGTCATACCCATTAATTCATCCCATTTATCCAAATTTTTAGCATTAACCTGGTGCTTCAAGTACTCTAGGGCAACGGTGGTTTTACCCTGCCATAAATGTGAGAGTAGAAATTTTAAGTGCTGGACTTTTTCCAGCTTATTGACAGCAATCATTGACATCAATTCTCGGAGTTTCTTGCTCAGATGATACCAATCTAAAACCACGGTAACTGCTACACCAAAAATGCTGAGAAGCCGATGACGAATAGTTCTAGCTCCATCAGTAATCGCTACTAAATTTAATGGAAAAGTTTTTCTCCCATATTCTTGTATGACTTTAGCTTTAACTACACTGGCTAAGGTGAGTAAATCTTTCCCTTTTGCATCAATAGGCGCAGCTATGTATTCAAACTCCCCAGTTGCTTTTTGTCATAATACAATATCTGTTATGATGGCTGGAGTTTTAGTGACAAGCTCACTCAAGCTCTCACCTTCCCTGACGAGCTGGTTTCTGGCTTGTCTTTGCTCTTTCTGCCCTTTTACTTGGATGCCATCCTCAAATAAAAGAATTTCTTTTGATTCTGGCTGGTAAATATTTACTGTGGGATTTACTTTCACTACATCTTGGTTACTTTTAGCCAGAGTTATTCTTGTACTTTCATAAATTTCTTGGCTAAATTCTAGAGCTTTGTTACTTACTATTTGTCCTATCTTTTGGTCACTTAATAGTCTCTCTCCACTAACTCTTTCTACTAAACTAGCTACTTCTTCATAACTGAGGCGATTACTGTAGTAACCACAAAACTCCTGCAATCTTGAACTCATATAGCCTGATTGCAATTGATTTGTTAGAGCTAAGTAGTTGGTTTCTCGTCCATCAAATTGGTATTTCTGTAAACCGAATACAAACTTTCCATGTATTGTCTTAATCCATACCAGTCGTGTGCCGTTACAATTAAATTTCTGTTTTTTTTATCTCTTGCGTGAACTGGGTTTGAGCCCCAGTTAACAAGCTTGCTTCTATTTCGGGTAGTGCCTGCTGTTTCCAGTTTTCAACTGCTCCCTCGATCTCATGCAAACTTTGACCCCCTAAATCTATCTCGTGTGGCGCTAGATGGCTCAAAATATTCCCTGCTTCATCTCGAATCACTATTTCCACTCTTGCTCTCATACTTTGCTCCTTTTGACGCTCGTTTCCACCCATCTCTGGTCGTTCTCCTAGTCTAGTGGCATCAACGGATAATTTACAGGTGGAATCATCCCGCACGGTATCCGCATCCCAAGCGGCACGATTTAACAAATTCTGGAATCTGTAAGGATCTCTATCCCCTATCGCTTCAGCCAATTGCCAGCTATTTTTGCGCTCCACCGGGCTGATTAGTCCTTTAGTATATGCCAGCGCTGCTTGTTTAGCTTCTAATCTGGCGAAGCGAGAAGCAATGCGTTTTTCAAGCTCGTTAAACTGTGCTAATACTGGTTCAACTGCTCCTTCGTTCGCTTTGTTTGTGTTTGAGTGTACTAGAACCATAAGATGAAATAGATTGCTCTACATACATTCTAGCTCTTATCGATCTACAACTGTCGTACTAGAACACTACCGTAATTTGCAGTCTGAAATCATCAGTCATCACTGAACGGGTAGATAACTAAGCTTACTATCTTTGCATTTCCTCCTATTGCATAAATCTTGAACTCTTTATTGGATGAATTAGGAAAGAATAAACTGCTTAACACCACTCGTCCATCGCCTGCAAACACTTCTACCGAACTTCGATCCACGAGAATCCGAAGTTTTAAGATACTATTATTCGTGCCACGCGCTTCAACAGGTATCCGAGTTATATACGCTCCTTGATTGGATTTGGCATTTTTGAAGTCTGATACGAGTTGCTGTGTTGGTACTGCAAGAGGAACAGAGGCAGACAACCATTTACCGATAAACCCAGACTCTGGTTGTTTCAATTGTGAAGTCAATCCACCCGCTTCAGAAGTAGAGCGTGTTAGTGATAGCTCTCCCTTGTTGGAACCAGTACGTCGCCATGCCAACACTATTCCTTGCCCTGTCTTACCCGATCGCAGATGAATCTTTACTTCAGAGTTCACTTTGGGCAAACCAGCCACATCAATTACCAGGTTAGCATCGAATGCAGTGGAACGAAAATTCTTCAGCTCCCTCGGTGTCTTGTTGGTAAGTGGTTTATCCCGCAACCGAGTTACGCGCCCGACAGCAGAATTTCTCAGAACCGCTAGTTCGGGAACCGGAGTTTGAGTCAGCCAATAGGTGTTAGAGTCTCTCATCAGCCCTAGGTTTCGCGGAATGCTCAATTGCCCTCGCCAGGGCGTTGTTGGAACTTTCAGAGCGTATCGCCAATTATTTTGCCAGCCAGCTAGGATTCGTCGTCCTGGAGTGCCAGACCAGGTTTGAGGCGCAAAAAAATCTGGACCAAAATCTAAAGGTCGAGGCTGTGACTCCGGCTTGAACTGCTTACCATCAAATTCACCGACTATGTAGAAGCTACGTGAGGTAAACTTTCGTGACCTTTCACATTCCTGTTTGGGTTTGGAGTCAGCAATCGGCATTCCGGTACTGTCTCGAAGACCCTGGCATACCTCGGTCAGAAGAAACCCTTCGCTATAAGTCAGTATCCACTTGGTCTGGCTAGTTTTCAAATTGCTGACAGGCAACTCGATCAAATCTGGAGTTTCGACGAAAGGACCATTAGTGGTGAGGCTACTATAGAACGGGATAGAAGACAGGAGTTTCCACCGTCTCAGATTCGCCGACTCGTAAAGCTCGACTTTATCTCCAACCGCTAACACCATAATCCAGCGCCCTTTATAGGGGAATACCTTCGGATCTCGAAAATCTGGCTCAGTAGAAGGTGTCAAGTTTGGCAGCACGCTCTCTGGCACTTTAAAAGACTCGCCCCCATTGCAGCTAGCAGCAAGCCACTGGTCTTGGAGTGCGAGCGCCGGAGTATTCTTTGTGAATATCGCAGCAACACAAAGGTTTGAGCAGACGCAGGGGAACTGTTTCGCTGCCTCACCACTAACGACCACCGCAGAACCCGAAAAGGGAGACCAGACTTGATTTCGATCGTCGCTACTAGGAAGCAGATCCATTGGCGGACTGAACATTGCGTCTCTGCGCCTAGACCAGCGAACCAGATCTTTGCTAACCGCGTGTCCCCAGTTTAGTTGACCATTATTATCCCTGGAGAACGGAACTGCCTGATAATAAAGATGGTATGTTCCGTTGATGTAGACAAGACCGTTCGGATCGTTCATCCATCCCCATGAGGGGGCAAAATGAAACAAAGGTCTCCAAGAACTGTTGGGATATTCCTTCACGTTTAGCCGAACCGTTTCAGAACCTCCTTTGGGGTAATAAAGGTTTGGGGCTATTTTAACCGTCAGGTTAAAATCCCGCTCTTTAGGGATATCAAGAGGAACAGTTACCTCCAGTACAATCTGCCCTTTTGCTCTACCCTGTGCCAGTCCTTTCTGACTGAGAAGCCTGACACCAATCCGCGCATCTGAGGAAGCGACCGAAGTTGCAAAATTGATTCCATCTCCGATCGCAGTAATGCGGCGTGTTTCACCCTGATGAACGCTACCACCTCCAACAACTTTTTCGATCGCCGACCGCGCAGGAGCGGGAGAAATCAACAAAGCCACGGTTGCATAAAGCATAGAAACAGCACGTACCTTCATCGCTCTTCTCCTAAAGAATATCTCTGCAACTGGGGCTGAAACTTCACACCTCGATTCAAGGATGTAGATGGATGGATTATATACATATTAAATTCTCGTGATAGGGCATTTCATTCAGTAAACAAAAAATAACACTTCTACGCTTCATGCAAGAACGTCATGATTAGCGCTTTTTCAAAACAATTGCTAGTCTCATTGTGGTGTAAAATTTTGTTAAAAAGATGAAAACTTGCTGGTAAGTTTTGGGCAGTAAATTCAAAAAGCATATTGCATAAAATTAACTCGATAACGAAACAAAGTATGAATAAATTTTGTTCGAGCTAGTCCAGCTATTTCAAACAGGGTAAGCGCATCTAATTTTGTAGCTAAGATTACAGATTATGTTGCACAACTGTAGGTTGGTAGAGATGATTTGAGTATGAAAGATGTTAAGTAGTACGCTAAGGACTCAAAGCGTCTATCATACTTAACGGGTCGTAAGGATTCAGGTCAAAGAGTATTGACAAGTGTGGTGACAGAGGCAGAATATAGCAATTATGCAAAAAGACCTGCTCCAAAAACTAGACGATGAAAGCCTTGAAAAGCTGGCACCAGAGCAACTGGTGAACATAATCATCGAGCAGGCACGGACGATCGAGAAATTAAACAAAACAATAGTAGAACTAGAACAACAAGTAGAAAAACTCAAGGTTAGTAGAGATCGGGATAGTAAAATATCATCGAAACCGCCATCGGGGGATATCCTCAAAAAATCCGAAAAGAAACAAGAGGTAGCGGATGAAGAGGACAAAACTTCAAAACGGAAGCCAGGAGGACAACCAGGTCATCCAGGTAAAACTCGTAAAGGTTTTGACAGGGTAGATCGGTTTGAAATTTTACGTCCACAGCTGTGTGAATGTTGTGGAATGAGTGGTTTTTCACTTGAACCAATAAAAGTTGAAATACAACAAGTTGCACAGTTAGTAGAACGCCCAATATCGATAGTTGAATATCATCGTTATACTTGTGTCTGCCAGCAGTGTGGAAACGAAAAAACAGCAGGCTGGTCACCAGATATAGTTCCAGGACAAGACATCGGTATAAAACTTCAAGCCTTTTTAGGGTGGATAAATAACTACGGGCATTTGTCTTATGAAAAGCAGCAAGAACTGTTATGGGAACTGGGTGAAATAGAAATTGGGGTGGGAACCCTAGTCAGTACAAATGAAAGAATAGATAGTGCAGTTGAGCAAAGTGTTAACTCTCTCAAAGAGTGGATACAACAGACGCAGCCAAATAT
Proteins encoded in this window:
- a CDS encoding alpha/beta fold hydrolase, which encodes MMCQLSKAGYRAIAPDLPGYGNSSLAATRDYALENQVELLHQFANQLGIRSFDLAGSLMGGAIAALYSQRYPQQVRSLAFIGAPLGVVDWAASVRNSILDGINPFIPISKEQFDLEISLLFVTPPTIPDTVKTERVNDYITRNRHYQQI
- a CDS encoding glycoside hydrolase family 32 protein, producing the protein MKVRAVSMLYATVALLISPAPARSAIEKVVGGGSVHQGETRRITAIGDGINFATSVASSDARIGVRLLSQKGLAQGRAKGQIVLEVTVPLDIPKERDFNLTVKIAPNLYYPKGGSETVRLNVKEYPNSSWRPLFHFAPSWGWMNDPNGLVYINGTYHLYYQAVPFSRDNNGQLNWGHAVSKDLVRWSRRRDAMFSPPMDLLPSSDDRNQVWSPFSGSAVVVSGEAAKQFPCVCSNLCVAAIFTKNTPALALQDQWLAASCNGGESFKVPESVLPNLTPSTEPDFRDPKVFPYKGRWIMVLAVGDKVELYESANLRRWKLLSSIPFYSSLTTNGPFVETPDLIELPVSNLKTSQTKWILTYSEGFLLTEVCQGLRDSTGMPIADSKPKQECERSRKFTSRSFYIVGEFDGKQFKPESQPRPLDFGPDFFAPQTWSGTPGRRILAGWQNNWRYALKVPTTPWRGQLSIPRNLGLMRDSNTYWLTQTPVPELAVLRNSAVGRVTRLRDKPLTNKTPRELKNFRSTAFDANLVIDVAGLPKVNSEVKIHLRSGKTGQGIVLAWRRTGSNKGELSLTRSTSEAGGLTSQLKQPESGFIGKWLSASVPLAVPTQQLVSDFKNAKSNQGAYITRIPVEARGTNNSILKLRILVDRSSVEVFAGDGRVVLSSLFFPNSSNKEFKIYAIGGNAKIVSLVIYPFSDD